From the genome of Eucalyptus grandis isolate ANBG69807.140 chromosome 2, ASM1654582v1, whole genome shotgun sequence, one region includes:
- the LOC120286431 gene encoding uncharacterized protein LOC120286431, whose translation MIFSNGKYYIHFPSLTRLRISGCPKMMTFSSLEGKQQSMTTDTSLQQAFGCTNFGLSLPVFFNQNVHFPSLEELTLLSLRGLRRIWHNEIPEESFCKLASISVRDCENLSHIFPLTLIVRLQSLKMIEVVECTSLEALMEHVSINTKERLKCLTFLGLKEVKLWHLPRLNVIVTSSTKATFSLPSLTDVSLRCCDDLRYLFTKDTARTLDKLEKLDVSRCINMQQIIAMEEGEAQKLKAVKFSHLCTLKLCSLKSLTSFSSGSGAYEFPSLRNLSIVECTELKAFILRPPATSKEMNERTVGFDKAPYCLFDKKVILPNLEELRLTRIESRELWESESIFFHNLTSIRVEDCPCLRNLFIMSMAKSLGHLQYLGIGGCGEMEYIVGREEEKPEEAADKIVIPQLVTLYIHNMPKLRSFCHEKHISEWPSLKQLSIEDCKAVKVILGDTSYRKLGGNIPTAQSLLQVEKVCTRFF comes from the exons ATGATATTCTCTAATGGAAAGTACTATATTCACTTTCCATCCTTAACAAGACTGAGAATATCTGGATGCCCCAAAATGATGACTTTTTCTTCATTAGAAGGAAAGCAACAGTCAATGACAACTGATACAAGTTTACAACAAGCATTTGGTTGTACCAACTTTGGCTTGTCCTTGCCTGTCTTCTTCAATCAAAAT GTTCATTTTCCAAGCTTGGAAGAGTTGACGCTCCTGTCATTGCGCGGGTTGAGGAGAATATGGCACAACGAAATCCCTGAAGAATCATTCTGCAAACTAGCATCCATCTCGGTCAGAGATTGTGAAAATCTGTctcatatttttccattaactttAATAGTGAGGCTCCAAAGCCTAAAAATGATTGAGGTGGTCGAGTGTACTTCTTTGGAAGCATTAATGGAACATGTCTCTATCAATACTAAGGAAAGGCTAAAATGTCTGACCTTCTTAGGCCTAAAAGAAGTGAAGTTGTGGCACTTGCCAAGGTTGAATGTGATTGTGACAAGCAGCACCAAAGCAACGTTCAGTCTTCCTAGTCTGACTGATGTTAGCTTGCGCTGTTGCGACGATTTGAGATATCTCTTCACAAAGGATACAGCGAGAACTCTAGATAAACTTGAGAAGCTAGATGTTTCTCGTTGCATTAACATGCAGCAAATAATTGCAATGGAAGAAGGTGAAGCGCAAAAGTTGAAGGCAGTGAAGTTCTCTCATTTATGTACATTGAAGCTTTGTTCTCTTAAGAGCTTGACTAGTTTCAGCTCAGGAAGTGGTGCATATGAGTTTCCCTCCCTACGAAATCTCTCAATTGTGGAATGCACTGAACTCAAGGCATTTATATTGAGACCGCCAGCAACAAGTAAGGAGATGAATGAGCGAACTGTTGGTTTTGACAAAGCTCCATATTGTTTATTTGACAAGAAg GTCATACTTCCCAATTTAGAAGAGCTACGCCTAACAAGAATTGAATCGAGAGAATTATGGGAGAGTGAGTCCATTTTCTTTCACAACCTAACTTCTATAAGAGTTGAGGATTGCCCGTGTCTGAGAAACCTTTTTATAATGTCTATGGCCAAAAGTCTGGGACATCTCCAATATCTCGGTATAGGTGGTTGTGGAGAGATGGAGTACATTGTTGGCAGAGAAGAGGAGAAACCTGAAGAAGCAGCCGACAAAATTGTAATTCCTCAACTTGTCACTCTATATATTCACAACATGCCAAAACTCAGAAGTTTCTGCCATGAGAAGCATATTTCAGAATGGCCCTCGCTGAAACAGTTAAGTATTGAAGATTGTAAAGCTGTGAAGGTGATATTAGGAGATACAAGCTATAGAAAACTGGGGGGCAACATTCCAACAGCGCAATCGCTTTTGCAAGTCGAAAAGGTTTGCACtcgttttttttaa
- the LOC104435018 gene encoding disease resistance protein RPS2, giving the protein MVEDFVIGIASKLGEYLIAPIGRQFGYVLFYKSYVKDLKNEVKELETARQRVQHVVDEAGCNRKPIQTDVEDWLESVKKEAREAENLLEHGESVKSACFCGWLPNPVVRHPIGKKVKKITKVIHGLNEKSRNSNFQKVYYENTPIGFANDTTSTARPVEKKEDGLKSRALIIEDIMKAIADDRVRVIGVYGSGGVGKSKLLEDVERRVKEENLFDVVAMANVSRNPNLKRIQKEITDVLGLHLMNEKTVRGRAYRLREALGSDSKKNVLIILDDLWEKLELKEIGIPCGDDNKVRGCKLLLTSRNRDVLRIAMGSDQEFRLDELKHEEARRLFERTLGERVNDPEFETWVDGVVRNCGGLPLLIVPLAKGLKHKDLAAWRNASTNIDLSDVKSLVKLSYNDLKDERIRSLFLVCALTSGRISTRDSLVYCMGLGLFKKCSNTIQKARDRLIEDLHTLQDSLLLLESDDMERFKMHDIFVDVASSMHDEFMDMKWIALVGRKDYGFKEWSENELKKCTAISFPYVGIDELPKKLDCPNLRMLLLFEDNPSLKIHDSFFESMKKLQVLDLTGLSLTSLPSSIEFLENLKSLSLDFCHLDDVTVLGKLKGLQFLSFLDSTIARLPPEIGGLTELRFLDLRECARLKVIERGVLGSLVNLEELYMEDGFDQWEAEDEPSQSNASLAELKSMKKLSTLYIRRNQQLQWRKRADRSSGKRVVGNRWLPGSWGLAGGWDGRRKDPNGRKMAENAKQCRLQADRRTGDWFLPGGSQAGRRLRSGRNWARWNGLSLPVTVIGGSLADSSGKTTFDSIL; this is encoded by the exons atgGTCGAAGATTTTGTAATCGGCATTGCATCAAAACTTGGTGAGTATCTGATTGCTCCCATTGGCCGCCAATTTGGGTACGTGCTGTTCTACAAGAGTTACGTCAAAGATCTCAAAAATGAAGTTAAGGAGTTGGAGACTGCAAGGCAAAGGGTACAGCACGTTGTTGATGAAGCCGGTTGTAACAGAAAACCTATTCAAACTGATGTTGAGGATTGGCTGGAGAGTGTGAAAAAGGAGGCTAGGGAAGCAGAAAACCTGTTAGAACATGGCGAAAGTGTAAAAAGTGCTTGCTTCTGTGGGTGGCTTCCCAACCCCGTGGTGCGCCATCCAATTGGCAAGAAGGTGAAGAAGATAACTAAAGTAATTCATGGACTCAATGAGAAAAGCAGAAATAGTAACTTCCAGAAGGTCTACTATGAGAATACTCCGATAGGATTTGCCAATGACACCACTTCCACTGCAAGACCtgttgaaaagaaagaagatggcCTGAAGTCGAGGGCTTTAATCATAGAGGATATAATGAAGGCTATAGCTGATGACAGGGTGCGTGTGATTGGGGTTTATGGATCAGGAGGGGTTGGCAAGTCCAAACTTTTGGAGGATGTCGAAAGGCGAGTGAAAGAAGAGAATCTATTTGATGTGGTTGCCATGGCAAATGTATCACGCAATCCCAATCTAAAAAGGATCCAAAAAGAAATCACCGACGTATTGGGCCTACACCTGATGAATGAGAAAACTGTTCGTGGGAGAGCATACCGTTTGCGTGAGGCGTTAGGGAGTGATTCTAAGAAAAATGTTCTCATCATTTTGGATGATCTATGGGAGAAGTTAGAGTTGAAGGAAATTGGAATCCCTTGTGGAGATGATAATAAAGTAAGAGGCTGCAAGTTATTGTTAACATCTAGAAATCGAGATGTTTTGCGTATTGCCATGGGCTCTGATCAAGAATTCCGACTCGATGAGTtaaagcatgaagaagcccgaAGACTCTTTGAAAGGACATTGGGGGAAAGAGTTAACGATCCTGAGTTTGAAACTTGGGTAGATGGAGTGGTAAGGAATTGCGGAGGCTTGCCACTTTTGATTGTTCCGTTGGCAAAAGGATTGAAGCACAAAGATTTGGCTGCGTGGAGGAATGCTTCGACCAATATAGACCTATCAGATGTCAAATCACTTGTGAAGCTTAGTTACAATGACTTAAAAGATGAAAGGATTAGATCATTGTTCCTGGTTTGTGCACTAACCTCTGGGAGAATTTCCACAAGGGATTCGCTTGTGTACTGCATGGGTTTgggtttatttaaaaaatgcagcaaCACCATCCAAAAAgctagagataggttgattgAGGATCTACATACCCTGCAAGACTCTTTGTTGTTACTGGAAAGTGATGATATGGAACGGTTCAAAATGCATGACATATTTGTTGACGTGGCCAGctctatgcatgatgaatttatgGACATGAAATGGATTGCCTTGGTCGGGAGGAAGGATTACGGGTTTAAAGAATGGTCCGAGAATGAGCTTAAAAAATGCACCGCGATATCCTTCCCTTATGTTGGCATTGATGAGCTCCCTAAAAAATTAGACTGCCCAAACTTGAGGATGCTTCTGTTATTCGAAGACAACCCCTCTCTCAAAAttcatgattcattttttgaatcTATGAAGAAGCTCCAAGTCTTGGACTTGACTGGCTTATCTTTAACCTCTCTACCTTCATCGATTGAGTTCCTTGAAAACCTCAAGTCGCTATCCCTGGATTTCTGCCATTTGGATGATGTGACTGTTCTTGGAAAGCTGAAAGGATTACAGTTCCTAAGTTTCCTAGACTCTACAATCGCTCGGTTGCCCCCAGAAATAGGTGGACTAACAGAATTAAGATTTTTGGACTTGAGAGAGTGCGCCAGGCTTAAAGTTATCGAACGTGGCGTGCTTGGaagcttggttaatttagaagaaCTATACATGGAAGACGGTTTTGATCAGTGGGAGGCCGAGGATGAACCATCGCAAAGCAACGCCAGCCTGGCTGAGTTGAAGAGTATGAAAAAGTTGAGCACTTTATACAtc agaagaaaccagcagCTTCAATGGCGAAAacgggccgatcggagctccggcaagcgggtggttggcaaccggtgGCTCCCGGGGTCTTGGGGTCTTgctggaggttgggatgggcggAGGAAGGACCcgaatgggagaaaaatggccgaaaacgCGAAACAGTGCAGGCTGCAGGCGGACCGACGGACCGGCGACTGGTTCCTTCCCGGCGGCTCCCAGGCCGGCCGGCGGCTCCGTTCGGGACGAAATTGGGCTCGTTGGAACGGTCTGTCTCTCCCGGTCACGGTGATAGGTGGATCGTTGGCTGATTCATCCGGGAAGACCACTTTTGACTCGATTCTTTGA